A stretch of DNA from Bacillus sp. NP157:
CGACAACACCAGGCCGACGGTGGTACTGCCCGGGCCGTAACCGGCACCGCCGCGATACGCGTTCGACCACGCACCGAGTTTGTCGTAGCCCACGGAGAGGTTGATCGTCGGCAGGTGGCCGCTGCGTGCCGCGTTCACCGAGTGTTCGTCGGCGCTCACCAGGTGCGTGGCAGCGACGACATCGGGATTCGTGTGCATCGCCTCCTCCACCCATGCGTTCGCATCGTTGGGCGAAGGCGGATCGAGTGGCATGTCGTCGCGCAGTGTCTTCAGCGTGCCGGGTTCCTTGCCGGTCAGCTGCTGCAGCGCGCGGCGCGCGTCCTTCAATGCGTTCTCCGCATCCACGCGCGACGACTTGATGAACAGGTAATACGCGCGTGACTGGGTCAGGTCGGCCTGCGGGGCGAGGCCCTTGTCGTTCAACACCGTCGCCTGGTCGTACTGCTGCTTGTACGCGTCTTCATAGGATTTGAAGACTTCGAGCTGGTCCTGCGCCACCAGTACGTTGAAGTAGGCCGTGGCGGAACGGACATAGAGATCCTGCAGCTCGCCTTCGTAGGTCGCGTCCTGCGACGCGGCCGTCTGCTTCGCCTGGCGTTCGCGCGCGAACTTCGACAGGTCGACCACGGTCTGGTCGAGGTTGAGGGTCAGGTCGCGCTGGCGGCTGTGCCCATCGGTCGTGTTCGTGTTCGGCGTGCCGTCGCTGTTCGTCGCGCCCGAGTAAGCCGGGTGGAACTGCTGCAGGCTGAGGCCGGCGTTCAACTGCGGCAGCAAGGCGGCCCGAGCCTGCGGCACGCCTTCGGCCACCACCAGCCGCCGCGCATCCGCGCTGGCCAGCACCGGGTCGTTGGCGACTGCTTCGCGATAGATGTCCATCAGGTCTTCGGCGCTCGCCACGGCGGGAAGGCCGCCGGCCAGGGCCAGCAAACCGGAGAGACAGGCCGAGAGGGTTTTCGTTTGCATGGGTGTTCCCTGGACGCACGGAGGCTTCCCGGCGGGGAGCAACTCCCGTGCCACGTCGAGGGGCGCGGCGTAGGCCGCTGTTTCTTAGAGTGTTTATCGGCAGGCCCTGGACCGGGCCAGCGGTGCTGGGCGTGTCCGCGGACAGGCCGGGGCGGACAACGGCGGTCACCGCCCGTTCGGGCCCGCCGCCATCGACGCCTGCAGGCGGGCCCCGCGGGAGCGGATCCCGCGAGGCCGGCCGTGGGCTGTTACCAGGGCAGGGTCTTGCCCAGGTAGGTGAACGTGCCCGAAGGGCCGTTCGCGTCGAGCAGCGCCATCTGCACGCTCGACTTCGCACCGGTCGGCACGTCGATCTCGCCGTGACCGCCGTTCATTTCGGTCTGCACGTAGCCCGGGTGGATCGCATTGACCTTCACCGGCGTATCGCGCAGCTCATAGGCGAGGTGGATGGTCCACGCATTCACCGCGGTCTTCGACACGTTATAGGCCGGGATCTTGAAGCCGTAGATCGACGAGGACGGATCCAGGTGCATCGCGATCGAGCCGAGCTGGCTGGACACGTTGACGATGCGGCCGGCCGGCGAGGCCTTGATCAGCGGCAGGAAGGCCTGGGTGACTTCGACCACCGCGAACAGGTTGGTGTCGAACGTGGTGCGCCAGGTTTCGATCGACTGCTCGGACGGCTTCTTGTCCAGCGCGTCGACGAGGATGCCCGCGTTGTTCACCAGGATGTCGAGGCGGCCATAGGTGTCGGCGACCGTCTTCGCCGCCGCGGCGATCGATGCCGGGTCGGTCACGTCCAGCACGATCGGCTCGACCGGCAGGCCTTCGTCCTGCAGCTTCTTCGCCGCTTCCTTCGTGCGCGCGGCATCGCGGCCGGCAAGCAGGGTCTTGATGCCGGTGGCGGCCAGCTGGCGGACGGTTTCCAGGCCGATACCACGGGTCGCGCCGGTGACCAGGGCCACCTTCTGTGCGTCGTTCATTGCTGTGTATCTCCCAAGCAGTGGTGAGCGGATCGAATCGTTGCCTTCGACCTGAGGGCATCGCTGGTGCATCACAACCGTCGCGATGGCATTCGCTGTCCACCGCGGCGGGGGCATGGCCGTTAGCAGCGTGGCAGCGGCCCCCGCGCCGCGCCGCATCCCTTCGTCGACCACCGCCAGAACCCACCCCATGCCACGCATCCCCCAGCGCGCCCTTACCCACGCCGCCATCTATGTCGGCCTGCTCGTCGCGGGCTGCGCCAGCAACCGCATGCTGCCGCTGAAGCCGGCACCGGATACGCCCGTCGACCTCAGCGGCCAGTGGCAGCTCGACCCCTCGCGCAGCCAGGATCCGTCGACCGCCGGGAACACCTCCGCTGGCGGTGTCGGTGGCGGCCATCACGGGCATGGGGGCCACGGCGGCGGCGGGATGGGCGGTGGCGGGTTCGGCGGCGGTGGTGGTGGCGGAATGGCGGGTGGCGGTGGCATGGGCGGCGGTGGCGGTGGCCAGCACGGCCATGGTGGTGGCGGTCCCGACGGCAGCACGCGCCAGCTCGCATGGCCGGTCAGCATGACGATCAGCCAGGACGCCACGACCCTGCACATGGTCAACGACGGCGTCCACCGCGACCTGCCGCTGGTATCGCAGCCCGCGAAGGATGCGCACGGCATCGCCACCGGTTGGTACGACAGCGAGTTCGTCGTCGAGTCCGGCGGCGACGGCCGCATGCAGGTCACCCAGCGTTACTCGCTGTCGCCGGATCGGCACCAGCTTTCCGTACGGACCGAGATTGGTTCGAAGCAGCGTTCCGAACCGGTCACGGTGTGGCGGGTGTTCAACCGGGTGACGCCGGACGCCCACTGACGCCGCGCCCGCGGGCGCTGCACGCACTCGCTAGCGCCGGCCTACCAGTGCGCCGATGGCCTCGTCGACTGAGGTCGTGCCCTTCGTCGTCCCTGCGCCGAAGGCGATCCAGCCTTCGTTGAAGCCATCGACCATGCGCATCCGCGGCGTCGGGTTGTGCATGCCTTCCGCCCTGAAGCGCGCTTCCCATGCGTCGCGCGGCACGATGCGTGCCTTTACGTCGTGTCCCAGCACCCGGGCCAGCGCGGCGGCGAGGTCGTCGGGGCTGGTCCTTTGCGGGCCTTCCAGTTCGACGATGCGCACGCCTTCGCTGGGCTCGCCGAGCAAGCGCGCCGCCGTTTCGCCGACGTCCTTCGTCGCGACCATCGCGATCTTCCGGTCGAGCGGGGCGAGGAAGCTGTCGATGACCCCGTGCTTACGCGCGGCGTCGAGGTCCCACTGGGTGTTCTCGATGAACCAGCCGGCGCGCAGGAAGGTCACCGGCATCGGCAACGTGGCCAGGACGTTTTCCATCCGGCCCAGCCGCGAGAGCAGGTTCGGCTCGGCGGCCTGGGCACCGATGGTCGACAGGACGACCACGCGGCCCGGCTGGGCGGCGAGGAGCGCGGCATGGATGCTGTCGATGACCGGGTCGGCGGCCGTGAGGAAGTCCACGGCGGGGTCGAACGCCGGCGGCAACAGGATGAAGACCGCTTCGGCGCCTTCGAAGGCACGGGTCAGTGCCGGCGTGTCGTCGAGCGCGGCGACGGCGACCTCCGCACCGCGGTCGAAGAAGCGTTCCGCACGGGCCGCGTCGCGGACGACGGCGCGGAATGGCTTGCCTGCGGCGAGCAGCGCATCGGCGAGCGCACCGCCGACCTGGCCGGTGATACCGGTAATGGCGTACATGGTCTTTCTCCTCGGTTCGTGGGGACGGAGGGAAAGATAGGCCCGTGGCTTTCGTGACTGAAGCGACGAACGGGCAGTTCTTTAGTGATCTTTTGTCACGACTGGACGTGGTAGAACCATGCCATCACCGCCCATCGACGACCGCCCATGACCACCGACACCCGCCTGCTCGGCAACCTTTCCATCCTCGTCTCGGTGGTGGATACAGGAAACTTCGCCCGCGCCGCGGAGGCCCTCGGCCTGACCCCGTCGGGCGTGAGCCGCGCGGTCGGCCGGCTCGAGGCGCGGCTGGGCGTGCGCCTGCTGCACCGGACCACGCGCTCGGTGACGCTGACCGACGAGGGGCAACGGCTGTATGCGCAGGTCGGCCCGCTGTTGTCCGGCCTGGAAGATGCCGCGCTATCCGCCGCCGGCGACGCCCAGGGCATTCGCGGCCGGCTGCGGGTAAGCCTGGACCCGATGTTTTCCTGGCAGGTGATCGCGCCGCGCCTCGGTGAGTTCCTCAGCCGCTATCCGGACCTGCAAATCGAGATCATCACGCGCGACGAACTGGGCGACCTCGTCGCCGATGGCATCGACGTGTCGGTGCGTTTCTGCGAGCCGCCGTCGTCGTCGCTGGTCGCGCGCAAGCTGCTCGACACGCGGGTGCTCACTGTCGCCGCACCGTCGTACATCGCCGCGTTCGGCAAGCCAAAGGCGCCCGCGGACCTCGCGTCGCATCGCTGTATCCAGTTCCGCGATCCGGTCACGCGGCGGCCGTTCGACTGGGAGTTCCACCGGCGCGGCAAGGTACTCGCAGTACGCACCGAAGGCCCGTTGCTGGTCAACGACTCCGGCACGATGTATTCGGTCTGCCTCGGTGGCGCCGGCATCGCGCAGGTGCTCGCGGTGAGCGTGCGCGATGCGCTGGCCGACGGACGCCTGGTCGAGTTGTTTCCCGAGTGGACGGGTGAGACGTTCCCGCTCTACGCGTTCTATCCGTCGCGCCGCCATGCATCGCCCAAGGTGCGCGCGTTCGTGGATTTCTGCGTGGAGCTGGCGGGCGCCGGGCACGCCTGACGGCCCGGCGCCCGCCGCACGGTGCGCTAAGGCTCGATGCCGCGCTTCTCGCCTTCGAGGAAGTGGCCGAAGGCCGCCAGCGGACGGATGCGATCGCAGACGATCTTGGTGATGGCCAGCATCGGCACGGCGAGGATCGCGCCGGGCACGCCCCACATCCAGTCCCAGAACAACAGCGAGATGATCACCAGCACCGGGTTG
This window harbors:
- a CDS encoding TolC family outer membrane protein, producing the protein MQTKTLSACLSGLLALAGGLPAVASAEDLMDIYREAVANDPVLASADARRLVVAEGVPQARAALLPQLNAGLSLQQFHPAYSGATNSDGTPNTNTTDGHSRQRDLTLNLDQTVVDLSKFARERQAKQTAASQDATYEGELQDLYVRSATAYFNVLVAQDQLEVFKSYEDAYKQQYDQATVLNDKGLAPQADLTQSRAYYLFIKSSRVDAENALKDARRALQQLTGKEPGTLKTLRDDMPLDPPSPNDANAWVEEAMHTNPDVVAATHLVSADEHSVNAARSGHLPTINLSVGYDKLGAWSNAYRGGAGYGPGSTTVGLVLSVPLFSGGLTQSQVRQALHQRDEDQSDLETLRRQTARNAVNYFNLVTAGVGQVSDARDAVDAAKKSLASLRAGYDIGTQSLTNVVVAIQILAEVRNQYTALRHQFILNKLLLKRTVGTAQLKDVEDINRLLQ
- a CDS encoding SDR family oxidoreductase — its product is MNDAQKVALVTGATRGIGLETVRQLAATGIKTLLAGRDAARTKEAAKKLQDEGLPVEPIVLDVTDPASIAAAAKTVADTYGRLDILVNNAGILVDALDKKPSEQSIETWRTTFDTNLFAVVEVTQAFLPLIKASPAGRIVNVSSQLGSIAMHLDPSSSIYGFKIPAYNVSKTAVNAWTIHLAYELRDTPVKVNAIHPGYVQTEMNGGHGEIDVPTGAKSSVQMALLDANGPSGTFTYLGKTLPW
- a CDS encoding NAD(P)H-binding protein, translated to MYAITGITGQVGGALADALLAAGKPFRAVVRDAARAERFFDRGAEVAVAALDDTPALTRAFEGAEAVFILLPPAFDPAVDFLTAADPVIDSIHAALLAAQPGRVVVLSTIGAQAAEPNLLSRLGRMENVLATLPMPVTFLRAGWFIENTQWDLDAARKHGVIDSFLAPLDRKIAMVATKDVGETAARLLGEPSEGVRIVELEGPQRTSPDDLAAALARVLGHDVKARIVPRDAWEARFRAEGMHNPTPRMRMVDGFNEGWIAFGAGTTKGTTSVDEAIGALVGRR
- a CDS encoding LysR family transcriptional regulator, translating into MTTDTRLLGNLSILVSVVDTGNFARAAEALGLTPSGVSRAVGRLEARLGVRLLHRTTRSVTLTDEGQRLYAQVGPLLSGLEDAALSAAGDAQGIRGRLRVSLDPMFSWQVIAPRLGEFLSRYPDLQIEIITRDELGDLVADGIDVSVRFCEPPSSSLVARKLLDTRVLTVAAPSYIAAFGKPKAPADLASHRCIQFRDPVTRRPFDWEFHRRGKVLAVRTEGPLLVNDSGTMYSVCLGGAGIAQVLAVSVRDALADGRLVELFPEWTGETFPLYAFYPSRRHASPKVRAFVDFCVELAGAGHA